The following are encoded together in the Phaseolus vulgaris cultivar G19833 chromosome 9, P. vulgaris v2.0, whole genome shotgun sequence genome:
- the LOC137820045 gene encoding growth-regulating factor 1-like isoform X1: MMNGRNRFPFTPSQWQELEHQALIYKYMASGISIPPDLLFTIKRSYFDSPLSSRLLPNQPQHFGWNYLQMGLGRKIDPEPGRCRRTDGKKWRCSKEAYPDSKYCERHMHRGKNRSRKPVEVLKTTPTTNTNASTQQPISSITKLNTVNTLSPLASSETHQHHPPHYASFLYQHPPSRSSGIGLSFEDNSAPLFLDTGSCSQSNTDCRSRYAYGEKEEVDEHAFFTEPCGIMKSFSASSMDDSWQLTPLTMSSSSSSNKQRSSFGLSNDYSCLQLQSHSKQQEQQDQGGCYMLGGGGHLGKEEPQKTVHRFFDEWPHKGRQGSWLDLDDKSSTTQLSISIPTSSHDFPAFSSRTHRGNC; encoded by the exons ATGATGAATGGAAGGAacaggtttcccttcaccccTTCACAGTGGCAAGAGCTTGAACATCAAGCTCTAATCTACAAGTACATGGCTTCAGGAATTTCCATTCCGCCTGATCTTCTCTTCACAATAAAAAGGAGCTACTTTGATTCCCCTCTGTCCTCAAGGCTTTTGCCTAACCAGCCACAGCACT TTGGATGGAACTACCTGCAGATGGGTTTGGGGAGAAAAATAGACCCTGAGCCTGGTAGGTGTAGAAGAACTGATGGCAAGAAATGGAGATGCTCCAAAGAGGCATACCCAGATTCAAAGTACTGTGAGAGGCACATGCACAGAGGGAAAAATCGTTCAAGAAAGCCTGTGGAAGTTTTGAAAACAACACCAACAACAAACACAAATGCTTCAACTCAACAACCAATCTCATCAATCACCAAACTTAATACTGTCAATACTCTTTCTCCTCTTGCATCATCTGAAACACACCAACACCACCCTCCACACTATGCCTCCTTTCTCTATCAGCACCCTCCATCAAGGTCCTCTGGCATTGGCTTGTCCTTTGAAGACAACAGTGCTCCCTTGTTTCTTGACACTGGCTCTTGCTCTCAGTCCAACACAGATTGCAG gaGTAGGTATGCTTACGGAGAGAAAGAAGAGGTTGATGAGCATGCTTTCTTCACAGAGCCATGTGGTATCATGAAAAGCTTTTCTGCTTCCTCTATGGATGATTCTTGGCAACTCACACCATTGACTATGAGCTCCTCCTCTTCTTCCAACAAACAGAGGAGTTCCTTTGGCTTGTCCAATGATTATTCTTGCTTGCAACTTCAGAGCCACTCAAAGCAGCAAGAGCAACAAGATCAGGGTGGTTGCTACATGCTAGGTGGAGGAGGCCATCTTGGAAAAGAAGAACCTCAGAAAACCGTTCACCGCTTCTTTGATGAATGGCCCCACAAAGGAAGACAAGGATCTTGGCTAGATTTGGATGACAAATCTTCCACAACACAACTTTCAATTTCCATTCCCACCTCTTCTCATGATTTTCCAGCCTTCAGTTCCAGAACCCACCGTGGTAATTGCTAA
- the LOC137822676 gene encoding transcription factor MYB114-like, with protein MESKNCCEKEGAWSSEEDQILFNCVQLTGEGNWRDLPQRAGLKRCGESCKHRWLNYLKPTISIPTENFSWDEQELIIRLHKLLGNRWSMIAGRLPGRSEDEIKNFWNTHLSKKELEEKQEKKNKVPSTSVATTSMSSVQSPWCSQNHLNMNSMESPNHVIVRPKVVRLTKVVVPRQVPNGKCNQFASASIS; from the exons ATGGAAAGCAAGAACTGTTGTGAAAAAGAAGGAGCATGGTCTTCTGAAGAAGACCAGATTCTCTTCAACTGTGTTCAACTCACTGGAGAAGGAAATTGGAGAGACCTTCCCCAAAGAGCTG GGTTGAAACGATGTGGTGAGAGTTGCAAGCATCGATGGCTGAACTATCTGAAGCCAACCATTTCTATCCCCACAGAGAACTTTTCTTGGGATGAGCAAGAACTCATAATCAGACTGCATAAGCTCTTGGGGAATAG ATGGTCtatgattgctggaagattaCCAGGACGCAGTGAAGATGAGATCAAGAACTTCTGGAATACTCATTTGAGCAAGAAGGAGTTAGAAGAGAAGCAGGAAAAGAAGAATAAAGTTCCAAGCACAAGTGTGGCAACTACTAGCATGTCCAGTGTTCAATCTCCATGGTGCTCCCAAAACCACCTTAATATGAATTCCATGGAATCTCCAAACCATGTCATAGTTAGACCTAAAGTTGTTAGGTTAACTAAGGTTGTGGTGCCAAGACAGGTACCCAATGGAAAATGCAATCAATTTGCCTCTGCATCAATTTCATAA
- the LOC137820044 gene encoding protein CTR9 homolog: MASVYIPVQNSEEEVRVALDQLPRDASDILDILKAEQAPLDLWLIIAREYFKQGKIDQFRQILEEGSSPEIDDYYADVRYERIAILNALGAYYSYLGKIETKQREKEEHFILATQYYNKASRIDMHEPSTWVGKGQLLLAKGEVEQASAAFKIVLDGVRDNVPALLGQACVEFNRGRYSDSLDLYKRALQVFPNCPAAVRLGIGLCRYKLGQFEKAQQAFERVLHLDPENVEALVALAIMDLRTNEAIGIRKGMVKMQRAFEIYPYCAMALNYLANHFFFTGQHFLVEQLTETALAVTNHGPTKSHSYYNLARSYHSKGDYDKAGVYYMASVKEVNKPHEFVFPYYGLGQVQVKLGDFKSALSNFEKVLEVYPDNCETLKALAHIYVQLGQTDKGQDFIRRATKIDPRDAQAFLELGELLILSDTGAALDAFKTARTLFKKGGQEVPIELLNNVGVLQFERGEFELAQQTFKEALGDGIWQSFINEEKKSSVDAATSTLQFKDMQLFHDFESNGHHVEVPLDKVTVLFNLARLLEQLNESGTASILYRLILFKYPDYIDAYLRLAAIAKDRNNILLSIELVNDALKVNDKCPNALSMLGELELKNDDWVKAKETLRAASDATEGKDSYATLSLGNWNYFAAVRNEKRNPKLEATHLEKAKELYTRVLIQHSSNLYAANGAAVVLAEKGHFDVSKDIFTQVQEAASGSVFVQMPDVWINLAHVYFAQGNFALAVKMYQNCLRKFYHNTDSQILLYLARTHYEAEQWQDCIKTLLRAIHLAPSNYTLRFDAGVAMQKFSASTLQKAKRTADEVRATVAELQNAVRVFSQLSAASNLHIHGFDEKKIDTHVGYCTHLLTAAKVHLEAAEREEQQVRQRQELARQVALAEEARRKAEEQRKFQMERRKQEDELKRVQQQEEHFKRVKEQWKSNSHSKRRERSDDEEGGTGEKKKRKSGKKRKKDKHSKSRYDTEEPEADMMDEQEMEDEEGDVYREEPQTHGEENAHGLLAAAGLEDSDADEEMGAPSSSIARRRQALSESEDDEPLRRQSSPVRENSGEMQESDGEIRDLDKTNGDDGTDEDKHY, translated from the exons ATGGCGTCAGTGTACATACCGGTGCAGAATTCGGAGGAGGAGGTTAGGGTTGCTCTCGATCAGCTTCCGCGTGACGCCTCCGACATCCTCGACATCCTCAAGGCTGAACAAGCCCCTCTCGATCTCTGGCTCATCATTGCG AGGGAGTACTTCAAGCAGGGAAAAATTGATCAATTTCGCCAGATTTTGGAGGAAGGATCCAGTCCAG AAATTGATGACTACTATGCTGATGTTAGATATGAGAGGATTGCTATCTTAAATGCTCTTGGAGCTTACTATAGCTACCTTGGAAAAATAGAGACAAAACAACGAGAAAAGGAGGAGCATTTTATTTTGGCAACACAGTACTACAATAAAGCATCTAGGATTGACATGCATGAGCCCTCCACTTGGGTTGGGAAAG GTCAGCTTTTGCTAGCAAAGGGTGAAGTAGAACAGGCATCTGCTGCATTTAAGATTGTGTTAGATGGAGTCCGTGATAATGTTCCTGCTCTTTTGGGCCAG GCATGTGTTGAGTTCAACCGTGGACGATACTCGGATTCACTTGATTTGTATAAG AGAGCATTGCAAGTGTTTCCCAATTGCCCGGCAGCTGTGAGACTTGGCATAGGTCTATGTCGCTACAAATTAGGTCAATTTGAAAAGGCTCAGCAGGCATTTGAGCGAGTTTTACAT CTAGATCCAGAAAATGTTGAGGCTCTAGTTGCCCTTGCAATAATGGACTTGCGCACTAATGAAG CTATTGGAATCAGAAAGGGAATGGTTAAAATGCAGAGGGCATTTGAGATATACCCATATTGTGCAATGGCTCTGAATTATCTTGCAAATCATTTCTTCTTCACTGGTCAACATTTTTTAGTTGAGCAACTGACTGAAACTGCATTGGCTGTTACCAATCATGGGCCAACAAAGTCTCACTCATACTATAATTTAGCACGCTCATATCATAGCAAG GGAGACTATGACAAAGCTGGGGTGTATTACATGGCATCTGTCAAGGAAGTCAACAAGCCCCATGAATTTGTATTTCCTTATTATG GTCTGGGACAAGTGCAGGTAAAGTTGGGAGATTTTAAAAGTGCACTCTCAAACTTTGAAAAGGTCCTGGAGGTATACCCGGATAATTGTGAGACATTGAAG GCACTTGCTCATATATATGTTCAGCTTGGTCAAACTGACAAAGGGCAGGACTTTATTAGGAGAGCTACCAAAATTGATCCCCGGGATGCCCAG GCATTTCTTGAGCTGGGAGAATTGTTAATTCTTTCCGACACAGGAGCTGCATTAGATGCATTCAAAACT GCTCGTACTCTTTTTAAGAAGGGAGGTCAAGAAGTACCAATTGAATTACTAAATAATGTTGGTGTGCTTCAGTTTGAAAGGGGTGAATTTGAG CTTGCTCAACAAACGTTTAAGGAGGCTCTTGGTGATGGTATTTGGCAATCTTTCATCAATGAGGAAAAAAAGTCTTCCGTAGATGCTGCTACTTCTACTCTTCAATTCAAGGACATGCAATTATTTCATGACTTTGAAAGCAATGGTCATCATGTAGAAGTGCCTTTGGATAAAGTCACTGTACTTTTTAACCTGGCTAGGTTACTTGAGCAGTTAAATGAATCTGGAACTGCCAGCATTTTGTATCGCCTTATCTTGTTCAAG TACCCAGACTATATTGATGCGTATTTGAGGCTAGCTGCAATTGCAAAAGATCGGAACAACATTCTTTTAAGCATTGAACTG GTTAATGATGCCTTGAAGGTGAATGACAAGTGTCCCAATGCATTATCTATGCTTGGTGAGTTGGAGTTGAAAAATGATGATTGGGTAAAGGCAAAAGAAACACTCCGAGCAGCAAGTGATGCAACCGAAGGCAAGGACTCATATGCTACTCTCTCTCTG GGAAACTGGAACTACTTTGCAGCAGTTCGCAATGAAAAGAGAAATCCCAAGCTAGAGGCTACTCATTTGGAAAAGGCCAAAGAACTTTATACTAGA GTTCTGATTCAGCATTCTTCTAATTTATATGCTGCCAATGGTGCTGCGGTAGTGTTAGCAGAGAAAGGCCATTTTGATGTGTCAAAGGATATCTTTACACAG GTTCAAGAAGCTGCCAGTGGTAGTGTTTTTGTCCAGATGCCTGATGTTTGGATAAATCTGGCCCATGTTTATTTTGCTCAGGGAAATTTTGCTTTGGCAGTGAAAATG TACCAAAACTGCTTGCGGAAGTTTTATCATAACACAGACTCTCAAATACTTCTATATTTAGCTCGTACCCATTATGAGGCTGAACAGTGGCAAGACTGTATAAAAACTCTACTGAGAGCCATCCATTTGGCACCCTCAAACTATACTTTAAGGTTTGATGCTGGGGTTGCAATGCAAAAGTTTTCAGCATCAACATTGCAAAAAGCAAAGAGGACTGCGGATGAG GTGAGAGCAACTGTTGCTGAGCTGCAAAATGCTGTTCGTGTATTTAGTCAGTTGTCTGCTGCTTCCAACCTACACATTCATGGGTTTGATGAGAAGAAAATTGACACTCATGTTGGATACTGCACCCACTTACTTACGGCTGCTAAAGTTCATCTTGAAGCTGCTGAGCGTGAAGAGCAGCAGGTACGGCAGAGACAAGAACTTGCTCGTCAGGTTGCACTTGCAGAGGAAGCCCGACGAAAGGCTGAAGAGCAAAGGAAGTTTCAG ATGGAAAGGAGAAAACAAGAGGATGAACTAAAGCGAGTGCAACAACAGGAAGAACATTTTAAGCGTGTTAAG GAGCAATGGAAGAGCAACAGTCATTCAAAACGGAGAGAAAGATCAGATGATGAAGAGGGAGGGACCggtgagaagaagaaaagaaaaagtggaaagaagagaaagaaggaTAAGCACTCAAAATCACGGTATGACACGGAGGAACCGGAAGCTGATATGATGGATGAACAAGAAATGGAGGACGAAGAAGGTGACGTCTACAGAGAGGAACCTCAGACTCATGGGGAGGAAAATGCTCATGGTCTTCTTGCTGCAGCGGGGCTTGAAGATTCCGATGCAGATGAGGAGAtg GGTGCACCATCCTCAAGCATAGCCCGGCGAAGGCAAGCATTATCGGAATCTGAAGATGATGAACCATTGCGAAGGCAGTCAAGTCCTGTAAGAGAAAATTCTGGTGAGATGCAGGAGAGTGATGGAGAAATCAGGGATCTGGATAAGACAAATGGAGATGATGGCACTGATGAGGACAAACATTATTGA
- the LOC137820045 gene encoding growth-regulating factor 1-like isoform X2, translating to MMNGRNRFPFTPSQWQELEHQALIYKYMASGISIPPDLLFTIKRSYFDSPLSSRLLPNQPQHFGWNYLQMGLGRKIDPEPGRCRRTDGKKWRCSKEAYPDSKYCERHMHRGKNRSRKPVEVLKTTPTTNTNASTQQPISSITKLNTVNTLSPLASSETHQHHPPHYASFLYQHPPSRSSGIGLSFEDNSAPLFLDTGSCSQSNTDCRSRYAYGEKEEVDEHAFFTEPCGIMKSFSASSMDDSWQLTPLTMSSSSSSNKQRSSFGLSNDYSCLQLQSHSKQQEQQDQGGCYMLGGGGHLGKEEPQKTVHRFFDEWPHKGRQGSWLDLDDKSSTTQLSISIPTSSHDFPAFSSRTHRDG from the exons ATGATGAATGGAAGGAacaggtttcccttcaccccTTCACAGTGGCAAGAGCTTGAACATCAAGCTCTAATCTACAAGTACATGGCTTCAGGAATTTCCATTCCGCCTGATCTTCTCTTCACAATAAAAAGGAGCTACTTTGATTCCCCTCTGTCCTCAAGGCTTTTGCCTAACCAGCCACAGCACT TTGGATGGAACTACCTGCAGATGGGTTTGGGGAGAAAAATAGACCCTGAGCCTGGTAGGTGTAGAAGAACTGATGGCAAGAAATGGAGATGCTCCAAAGAGGCATACCCAGATTCAAAGTACTGTGAGAGGCACATGCACAGAGGGAAAAATCGTTCAAGAAAGCCTGTGGAAGTTTTGAAAACAACACCAACAACAAACACAAATGCTTCAACTCAACAACCAATCTCATCAATCACCAAACTTAATACTGTCAATACTCTTTCTCCTCTTGCATCATCTGAAACACACCAACACCACCCTCCACACTATGCCTCCTTTCTCTATCAGCACCCTCCATCAAGGTCCTCTGGCATTGGCTTGTCCTTTGAAGACAACAGTGCTCCCTTGTTTCTTGACACTGGCTCTTGCTCTCAGTCCAACACAGATTGCAG gaGTAGGTATGCTTACGGAGAGAAAGAAGAGGTTGATGAGCATGCTTTCTTCACAGAGCCATGTGGTATCATGAAAAGCTTTTCTGCTTCCTCTATGGATGATTCTTGGCAACTCACACCATTGACTATGAGCTCCTCCTCTTCTTCCAACAAACAGAGGAGTTCCTTTGGCTTGTCCAATGATTATTCTTGCTTGCAACTTCAGAGCCACTCAAAGCAGCAAGAGCAACAAGATCAGGGTGGTTGCTACATGCTAGGTGGAGGAGGCCATCTTGGAAAAGAAGAACCTCAGAAAACCGTTCACCGCTTCTTTGATGAATGGCCCCACAAAGGAAGACAAGGATCTTGGCTAGATTTGGATGACAAATCTTCCACAACACAACTTTCAATTTCCATTCCCACCTCTTCTCATGATTTTCCAGCCTTCAGTTCCAGAACCCACCGTG ATGGTTGA